The proteins below come from a single Cupriavidus sp. P-10 genomic window:
- a CDS encoding single-stranded DNA-binding protein: MASVNKVILLGNLGADPETRYMPSGDAVTNIRIATTDRYKDKQSGEMKEATEWHRISFFGKLAEIAGQYLRKGSPVYIEGRIRTRKWQDQSGQDKYSTEIVADQMQMLSGRAGVNDDDGDAGAERADSQQRRGSEQRSAPPTQRSGAARQQPAQPPSGGFGGFDDNEIPFARPAVLDGIPFRNDGAPMY; the protein is encoded by the coding sequence ATGGCATCCGTCAACAAAGTCATCCTCCTGGGCAACCTCGGGGCAGATCCTGAAACTCGTTACATGCCCAGTGGCGACGCGGTGACAAACATCCGTATTGCGACCACCGATCGCTACAAGGACAAGCAGTCCGGCGAAATGAAGGAAGCCACCGAATGGCATCGCATTTCGTTCTTCGGCAAGCTGGCAGAAATTGCTGGTCAGTACCTGCGCAAGGGTTCGCCGGTCTACATCGAAGGCCGCATTCGTACGCGCAAGTGGCAGGATCAGTCCGGCCAGGACAAGTACAGTACCGAGATCGTCGCCGATCAAATGCAGATGCTCAGTGGTCGCGCGGGTGTCAACGATGACGACGGCGATGCCGGCGCAGAGCGAGCGGATTCGCAGCAGCGTCGTGGGAGCGAGCAGCGCTCGGCTCCGCCAACGCAACGCTCGGGCGCGGCGCGTCAGCAGCCTGCGCAACCGCCGTCGGGTGGATTCGGCGGATTCGACGACAATGAGATTCCCTTCGCGCGACCTGCAGTGCTCGATGGCATTCCCTTCCGCAACGATGGCGCGCCGATGTACTGA